A window of the Cannabis sativa cultivar Pink pepper isolate KNU-18-1 chromosome X, ASM2916894v1, whole genome shotgun sequence genome harbors these coding sequences:
- the LOC115702965 gene encoding uncharacterized protein LOC115702965 gives MFKLFNKNLRLLCSRFRWPIRRRSKPKVIIRRFGKSSSKPHDRAQTEPTRVSGSVASAAVHPNGHLGEPATAISSVRVATFNAALFSMAPAVPKTESFDDENGDVLKSRSVNLRTKSVNERPKSILKQSPLHPNSVNITNNSSENLSKQQKFTKSKLRVSINLPDNEISLLRNRKLSFVEGEIEKEKEGSSSSSITRFLRGKAPLRSSMSFSGCIDYGGEGDDPYRSKRTVLEVLRELDADILALQDVKAEEEKAMKPLSDLASALGMKYVFAESWAPEYGNAIFSKWPIKSWKVQKIFDDTDFRNVLKATIDVPEVGEINFHCTHLDHLDENWRMKQINAIIQSNNEPHILVGGLNSLEETDYSQERWSDIVKYYEELGKPTPKVEVMKYLKSKEYTDAKDYAGECESVVMIAKGQSVQGTCKYGTRVDYILGSPNSCYQFVPGSYSVFSSKGTSDHHIVKVDITKVDNTGQQNVTTKKRHTKKKVVKVTGSSQSKAIWKTHTT, from the exons ATGTTTAAACTTTTCAATAAGAACCTTCGTCTTCTATGCTCCCGTTTCCGGTGGCCGATTCGCCGGAGGTCAAAACCCAAAGTCATCATCAGGAGGTTCGGCAAATCGAGCTCTAAACCTCACGACCGAGCCCAAACTGAACCAACCAGGGTTTCTGGCTCAGTGGCTTCGGCTGCGGTACACCCAAATGGTCATTTAGGTGAGCCGGCAACGGCTATATCGTCTGTACGGGTTGCGACGTTTAACGCAGCCCTGTTTTCTATGGCTCCGGCGGTACCCAAAACGGAGAGCTTCGACGACGAAAACGGCGACGTTTTAAAGTCTAGGAGCGTCAATTTACGAACCAAATCAGTTAATGAGCGACCCAAGAGTATTCTCAAGCAATCTCCATTACATCCCAATTCTGTAAATATTACCAATAATAGCTCTGAAAATCTCTCAAAGCAACAGAAGTTCACGAAATCGAAATTGAGGGTTTCGATTAATTTGCCGGATAATGAGATTTCGTTACTACGAAACAGGAAATTAAGCTTTGTAGAAGGTGAGattgagaaagagaaagagggttcttcttcatcttccatAACTAGATTTCTCAGAGGAAAAGCTCCATTGAGATCGAGTATGAGCTTTTCCGGCTGTATAGACTACGGTGGAGAAGGAGATGATCCGTACAGAAGCAAGAGGACTGTGCTTGAAGTTTTGAGAGAGCTAGACGCTGATATATTAGCTCTGCAAGATGTGAAAGCAGAGGAAGAAAAAGCCATGAAACCCTTGTCAGATTTAGCTTCAGCTTTGGGTATGAAGTACGTTTTCGCCGAGAGTTGGGCGCCGGAGTACGGTAACGCCATCTTTTCAAAGTGGCCCATTAAAAGCTGGAAGGTTCAGAAGATTTTCGACGACACTGATTTCAG GAATGTCCTGAAAGCCACAATTGATGTTCCTGAAGTTGGAGAAATAAACTTCCACTGTACTCACCTTGATCACCTTGATGAGAATTGGCGTATGAAGCAGATAAACGCCATAATCCAATCAAATAACGAGCCCCACATCTTAGTTGGAGGCCTCAACTCCCTTGAAGAAACTGATTACTCACAAGAAAGATGGTCTGATATTGTAAAG TACTATGAAGAGCTGGGAAAGCCCACACCAAAGGTGGAagtaatgaaatatttaaagaGTAAAGAGTACACAGATGCTAAGGACTACGCCGGAGAATGTGAGTCAGTTGTGATGATAGCCAAAGGCCAAA gtgTACAGGGGACATGTAAGTATGGAACTCGAGTAGATTACATATTGGGTTCTCCAAACTCTTGTTACCAGTTTGTCCCAGGTTCATACTCGGTCTTTTCATCCAAGGGTACTTCTGATCACCACATAGTGAAAGTTGACATAACAAAAGTAGATAACACTGGTCAACAAAATGTCACCACAAAGAAAAGACATACTAAGAAGAAAGTTGTAAAGGTAACAGGCTCTTCTCAATCCAAAGCTATATGGAAAACACATACGACGTAA
- the LOC133032062 gene encoding uncharacterized protein LOC133032062 → MVDVGSTLNDTFCNWLLVLFSRGRQEEMEEAAVVSWSIWLARNDFVWQQKSRTAANVVASARTLLDQYKFAQKRKGLSLSPLIDGDCMLERWPAPAINKIKVNVDGALFEREGRFGFDCVTRDSSGNLVEVYTMGKVGRVQPEIAEIVGIKEALSWIDRHLWGQVILETDSLVCVQAV, encoded by the coding sequence ATGGTGGACGTGGGCAGCACTTTAAACGACACTTTCTGCAATTGGCTGCTGGTTTTGTTTAGTCGTGGTAGGCAAGAAGAGATGGAGGAAGCTGCGGTTGTTAGCTGGTCAATTTGGCTTGCTCGTAATGACTTTGTTTGGCAACAAAAGAGTCGTACTGCTGCAAATGTGGTTGCTTCAGCAAGAACTCTGCTTGATCAATACAAATTCGCTCAAAAAAGAAAGGGTCTTTCTTTGTCTCCGTTGATTGATGGGGACTGCATGCTTGAGCGGTGGCCTGCACCTGCTATAAATAAGATCAAAGTTAATGTTGATGGCGCTTTGTTTGAGCGAGAAGGCCGGTTTGGTTTTGATTGTGTGACTCGAGATTCCAGCGGTAATTTGGTAGAAGTTTACACGATGGGAAAGGTGGGGCGGGTGCAACCTGAAATAGCTGAAATTGTTGGCATTAAAGAAGCTTTAAGCTGGATTGACCGTCATTTGTGGGGACAAGTGATTTTGGAAACTGATAGCTTAGTTTGTGTTCAAGCCGTGTAA
- the LOC115707249 gene encoding probable indole-3-acetic acid-amido synthetase GH3.6 yields MADDEKLLKKLEDSTKDAMRHQLETLHSILEHQGGVRYLQRLLQGYDAPFDVDTFRRVVPLSTYEDYSDDINRLADGPHDHDRGQPLLSVDPLICFFYSSGTSSMKPKLIPYYDSHLSKSASYVAHQGSAVILRRLFPPRPSVNKFIGFIYADNVTTTKLGFKVMAASAFAFRNNSSKAAYWAHFASSSSTIEIILGSNVEHQMYCHILCGLRNSDLIDGIRAPYAIGLIRAFSLLESKWMQLCDDLENGFLSSEISDVAMRDSVIEVLGGPQVELANKVRSICQEKNWGGIVRKLWPNIRYVKCVTTGSMKQYYPKLKHFAGETPLLGGDYFASECCVGINLDITQPPETTRFVLLPTAAYFEFLPFDFNQISCVGEQTVDISDVEVGKMYEVIVTTYRGLYRYRLGDIVKVVGFHNSSPEVEFIMRAPKSLSDIITERGLMSAIEICQSVMKNALRPEITEFSSFLDSELNPKQLKVLVEIGEECMIVEESLIVLLREICSILEDNLGSLYRVKRDKGEVGSLLLTVVKPGSYGKLAKVAIDNGVSASQYKPPKIIRRREAAAFLESYSLVTVSSDSVEQGRN; encoded by the exons ATGGCAGATGACGAGAAACTCCTGAAAAAGCTTGAGGACTCCACTAAGGATGCCATGCGCCACCAGCTTGAAACACTCCACTCCATACTCGAACACCAGGGTGGCGTACGTTATCTCCAGCGCCTCCTGCAAGGCTACGATGCGCCTTTCGACGTTGATACCTTTCGCCGCGTCGTACCGTTGTCAACTTATGAGGATTACTCGGACGACATCAATCGGCTCGCTGATGGCCCTCACGATCATGATCGTGGTCAACCTCTTCTGTCCGTTGATCCTCTAATCTGCTTCTTTTATAG CTCTGGCACTAGCTCGATGAAACCCAAGTTGATTCCTTACTATGATTCACATCTTTCAAAATCGGCCTCGTATGTGGCTCATCAGGGCAGCGCTGTAATTCTTAGAAG ATTGTTTCCTCCGAGACCCTCAGTCAATAAATTTATTGGCTTTATTTATGCTGATAATGTCACAACTACCAAACTTGGTTTTAAGGTGATGGCTGCTTCTGCTTTTGCTTTTCGGAATAATAGTAGTAAGGCTGCCTATTGGGCTCATTTTGCCTCAAGTTCTAGTACTATAGAAATCATTCTTGGATCCAATGTTGAGCACCAAATGTATTGTCATATTCTTTGTGGACTTAGGAACTCTGACCTTATTGATGGTATTCGTGCTCCCTATGCCATAGGCTTGATCCGGGCATTTTCACTCTTGGAATCCAAGTGGATGCAACTATGTGATGATCTTGAAAATGGGTTCTTGAGTTCAGAAATTTCTGATGTTGCAATGAGAGATTCAGTTATTGAGGTTCTTGGTGGGCCTCAAGTGGAACTTGCCAACAAAGTTAGATCAATATGTCAAGAAAAGAATTGGGGTGGAATTGTGAGGAAGTTATGGCCAAATATAAGATATGTTAAGTGTGTTACCACTGGAAGCATGAAACAGTATTATCCAAAACTTAAGCACTTTGCAGGAGAGACACCTCTGTTAGGTGGTGACTATTTTGCTTCAGAATGCTGTGTAGGTATTAACTTGGACATTACACAACCTCCAGAGACAACCCGATTCGTGTTGCTTCCTACAGCAGCCTACTTTGAGTTTCTTCCATTTGATTTCAATCAGATCAGTTGTGTTGGCGAACAAACGGTTGACATTTCTGATGTTGAAGTAGGAAAAATGTATGAAGTGATTGTCACTACTTACAGAGGATTATATAGATACCGTTTGGGTGATATAGTAAAAGTTGTTGGTTTCCACAACTCATCTCCAGAAGTTGAGTTTATAATGAGAGCACCTAAGTCTCTTTCAGACATAATAACCGAGAGGGGTTTGATGTCTGCAATTGAAATTTGTCAATCTGTCATGAAAAATGCCTTGAGACCAGAAATCACAGAGTTTTCAAGCTTCTTAGACTCGGAGCTAAACCCGAAGCAATTGAAAGTGCTAGTTGAAATTGGAGAGGAATGCATGATTGTGGAGGAGTCACTTATTGTTCTTCTTAGGGAGATTTGCTCTATACTTGAGGATAACTTGGGAAGTCTTTACAGGGTTAAGCGAGATAAAGGCGAAGTAGGCTCTTTGTTGCTAACCGTTGTAAAGCCTGGTAGCTATGGTAAGCTGGCCAAGGTAGCCATTGATAATGGGGTATCAGCTAGTCAGTATAAACCACCAAAGATAATACGACGCCGTGAAGCTGCAGCTTTTCTTGAAAGTTATAGTCTTGTTACTGTGAGTTCGGATTCAGTTGAACAAGGGAGAAATTGA